A window of the Nibribacter ruber genome harbors these coding sequences:
- a CDS encoding S66 peptidase family protein — protein MILPPFLKPHDKVGLISTSSFTEDRYIQEAVRILESWHLKPVLGKTIGARHGSMAGPDRLRKQDLQDMLDRDDIKAIFQTTGGYGIVRIIDQVDFSHFKYKPKWVVGYSDTTFLHNHLQGQLSTGSIHGTMAADLEAGYHATSWESLRKALFGEDLHYTIQPHPLNRLGTSSGMLVGGTVSILCNAKGTMSEVNSNGKILFLEEVGEKHFRLDSYLVSLKHAGKFDYVRGLIVGELVEMEDDDPPFGKTPEEIVMDAVKEYDFPVSFGFKAGHGEVNKALILGALVHLKVNDQGTTISFET, from the coding sequence ATGATCCTGCCACCGTTCCTGAAGCCCCATGACAAAGTAGGCCTGATTAGCACCAGCTCTTTCACCGAGGATAGGTATATACAAGAAGCCGTCAGGATTCTGGAAAGCTGGCATTTGAAACCGGTGCTGGGCAAGACCATCGGCGCCCGGCACGGTAGCATGGCGGGGCCAGACAGGCTCAGGAAACAGGACCTGCAAGACATGCTGGACCGGGATGACATCAAGGCTATCTTCCAGACCACGGGTGGCTACGGCATTGTCAGGATCATTGACCAGGTAGACTTCAGTCATTTTAAATACAAGCCCAAATGGGTGGTGGGTTACAGTGACACCACCTTTCTGCACAACCACTTGCAGGGCCAGCTGAGCACCGGCTCCATCCATGGTACCATGGCCGCCGACCTGGAGGCCGGTTATCATGCCACCTCCTGGGAGAGCCTGCGCAAAGCCCTTTTTGGCGAAGACCTGCACTACACCATACAACCGCATCCTTTAAACAGGCTGGGTACCTCAAGCGGTATGCTGGTAGGCGGCACCGTCAGTATTCTATGCAATGCCAAAGGTACCATGTCTGAGGTGAACAGCAACGGCAAAATCCTGTTTCTGGAAGAGGTGGGAGAGAAGCATTTCCGGCTGGACAGCTACCTTGTTTCTTTGAAACACGCCGGCAAGTTTGACTACGTGCGCGGCCTCATTGTAGGCGAGTTGGTAGAGATGGAGGACGATGACCCGCCCTTCGGGAAAACGCCCGAGGAGATTGTGATGGACGCCGTCAAGGAATATGACTTTCCGGTAAGCTTTGGGTTTAAGGCGGGCCACGGCGAAGTGAACAAAGC